In the genome of Brienomyrus brachyistius isolate T26 chromosome 17, BBRACH_0.4, whole genome shotgun sequence, one region contains:
- the tmem91 gene encoding transmembrane protein 91 isoform X3 has translation MESLGELEYPLLGSSPKHGPNGLLKGILARNEEDGILPPLTWRDYCAPPEFHQPQFLDPCSLQNMPEPFYTAGPLWGGADSLGMHNKDYLETTFMDINPGFQLDRKILGGARDSRSVSYSMEDEEDLLPDYEDSSSEDYSDTESQSSFSLMIPQDHLGLAFFSMLCCFWPLGIAAFYLSQKTNKAAAQGDFQAASSASRQALWLSVLAIIFGILTYICAVTALISYLSGKPP, from the exons ATGGAGAGCCTGGGAGAGCTAGAGTACCCTCTGCTGGGCAGCAGCCCCAAACATGGCCCTAACGGACTGCTCAAGGGTATTTTGGCAAGGAACGAAGAGGACGGTATACTGCCTCCACTGACTTGGAGGGATTATTGCGCTCCACCTGAGTTTCACCAGCCGCAGTTCCTGGACCCATGCTCCCTTCAAAACATGCCTGAGCCCTTCTACACAGCAGGCCCGCTGTGGGGTGGTGCCGATTCCCTCGGCATGCATAACAAGGACTACCTGGAGACCACCTTTATGGACATTAATCCAGGGTTCCAGCTGGACAGGAAAATCCTGGGGGGCGCGAGGGATAGCCGTAGTGTGTCTTACAGcatggaggatgaggaggacctGCTGCCGGACTATGAG GACTCCTCCAGTGAGGACTACAGTGACACGGAGAGCCAGAGCAGCTTCTCCCTGATGATCCCGCAGGACCACCTGGGTCTCGCCTTCTTCTCCATGCTGTGCTGCTTCTGGCCCCTGGGGATCGCAGCCTTCTACCTTTCCCAGAAG ACCAacaaggcggctgctcaggggGACTTCCAGGCAGCCAGCTCCGCCTCCCGCCAGGCACTTTGGCTTTCTGTGCTCGCCATCATCTTCGGCATCCTGACGTACATATGTGCTGTCACCGCCCTCATCTCCTACCTGTCTGGGAAGCCACCTTAG
- the tmem91 gene encoding synapse differentiation-inducing gene protein 1-like isoform X1 produces MESLGELEYPLLGSSPKHGPNGLLKGILARNEEDGILPPLTWRDYCAPPEFHQPQFLDPCSLQNMPEPFYTAGPLWGGADSLGMHNKDYLETTFMDINPGFQLDRKILGGARDSRSVSYSMEDEEDLLPDYERPDYSEDDWRPASSPCHDPQDSSSEDYSDTESQSSFSLMIPQDHLGLAFFSMLCCFWPLGIAAFYLSQKTNKAAAQGDFQAASSASRQALWLSVLAIIFGILTYICAVTALISYLSGKPP; encoded by the exons ATGGAGAGCCTGGGAGAGCTAGAGTACCCTCTGCTGGGCAGCAGCCCCAAACATGGCCCTAACGGACTGCTCAAGGGTATTTTGGCAAGGAACGAAGAGGACGGTATACTGCCTCCACTGACTTGGAGGGATTATTGCGCTCCACCTGAGTTTCACCAGCCGCAGTTCCTGGACCCATGCTCCCTTCAAAACATGCCTGAGCCCTTCTACACAGCAGGCCCGCTGTGGGGTGGTGCCGATTCCCTCGGCATGCATAACAAGGACTACCTGGAGACCACCTTTATGGACATTAATCCAGGGTTCCAGCTGGACAGGAAAATCCTGGGGGGCGCGAGGGATAGCCGTAGTGTGTCTTACAGcatggaggatgaggaggacctGCTGCCGGACTATGAG CGGCCAGATTATTCTGAAGATGACTGGCGGCCGGCATCCTCTCCCTGCCATGACCCCCAGGACTCCTCCAGTGAGGACTACAGTGACACGGAGAGCCAGAGCAGCTTCTCCCTGATGATCCCGCAGGACCACCTGGGTCTCGCCTTCTTCTCCATGCTGTGCTGCTTCTGGCCCCTGGGGATCGCAGCCTTCTACCTTTCCCAGAAG ACCAacaaggcggctgctcaggggGACTTCCAGGCAGCCAGCTCCGCCTCCCGCCAGGCACTTTGGCTTTCTGTGCTCGCCATCATCTTCGGCATCCTGACGTACATATGTGCTGTCACCGCCCTCATCTCCTACCTGTCTGGGAAGCCACCTTAG
- the tmem91 gene encoding synapse differentiation-inducing gene protein 1 isoform X2 yields the protein MESLGELEYPLLGSSPKHGPNGLLKGILARNEEDGILPPLTWRDYCAPPEFHQPQFLDPCSLQNMPEPFYTAGPLWGGADSLGMHNKDYLETTFMDINPGFQLDRKILGGARDSRSVSYSMEDEEDLLPDYERPDYSEDDWRPASSPCHDPQDSSSEDYSDTESQSSFSLMIPQDHLGLAFFSMLCCFWPLGIAAFYLSQKTNKAAAQGDFQAASSASRQALWLSVLAIIFGILTYVAA from the exons ATGGAGAGCCTGGGAGAGCTAGAGTACCCTCTGCTGGGCAGCAGCCCCAAACATGGCCCTAACGGACTGCTCAAGGGTATTTTGGCAAGGAACGAAGAGGACGGTATACTGCCTCCACTGACTTGGAGGGATTATTGCGCTCCACCTGAGTTTCACCAGCCGCAGTTCCTGGACCCATGCTCCCTTCAAAACATGCCTGAGCCCTTCTACACAGCAGGCCCGCTGTGGGGTGGTGCCGATTCCCTCGGCATGCATAACAAGGACTACCTGGAGACCACCTTTATGGACATTAATCCAGGGTTCCAGCTGGACAGGAAAATCCTGGGGGGCGCGAGGGATAGCCGTAGTGTGTCTTACAGcatggaggatgaggaggacctGCTGCCGGACTATGAG CGGCCAGATTATTCTGAAGATGACTGGCGGCCGGCATCCTCTCCCTGCCATGACCCCCAGGACTCCTCCAGTGAGGACTACAGTGACACGGAGAGCCAGAGCAGCTTCTCCCTGATGATCCCGCAGGACCACCTGGGTCTCGCCTTCTTCTCCATGCTGTGCTGCTTCTGGCCCCTGGGGATCGCAGCCTTCTACCTTTCCCAGAAG ACCAacaaggcggctgctcaggggGACTTCCAGGCAGCCAGCTCCGCCTCCCGCCAGGCACTTTGGCTTTCTGTGCTCGCCATCATCTTCGGCATCCTGAC GTATGTAGCTGCGTGA
- the exosc5 gene encoding exosome complex component RRP46, with protein sequence MCDGPNTHVGSMMDVGVSPVLALRKFGCEQSLLSRPDGSSSFVQGDTSVLAGVYGPAEVKISKEIYDRATLEVMIQPKVGLSGVRERAQEHCVRQTCEAALMSTLHPRSSLSLILQIVHDDGSLLSCCLNAACMALMDAGLPMSCLFCGVTCAIDQDDHIVTDPTSQQEKESRALMTFAIDSAERKVMMSSTRGSFSVNELQQCVALSQRASEEIFQFYRDSVRRRYSKTL encoded by the exons ATGTGCGACGGACCAAACACACATGTGGGTAGCATGATGGATGTCGGAGTGTCCCCGGTTTTAGCTTTGCGGAAATTTGGCTGCGAACAGAGTCTTCTGTCCCGACCCGATGGCTCTTCTTCTTTTGTTCAAG GAGATACAAGCGTTTTAGCGGGCGTTTATGGACCAGCCGAAGTGAAAATAAGCAAGGAGATCTATGATCGAGCAACTCTGGAAGTCATGATCCAGCCTAAAGTTGGGCTGTCAG GTGTGCGGGAGAGAGCACAGGAGCACTGCGTCCGCCAGACCTGTGAAGCTGCCCTCATGTCGACCCTCCATCCGCGCTCATCCCTCTCCCTCATTCTTCAGATCGTCCACGACGACGGCTCA CtgctctcctgctgcctgaatGCCGCCTGCATGGCCCTGATGGACGCTGGGTTGCCTATGTCCTGCCTGTTTTGTGGTGTGACGTGTGCCATTGACCAGGATGACCACATTGTGACGGACCCCACTTCACAGCAAGAGAAG GAAAGCCGAGCCTTGATGACCTTTGCTATTGACAGCGCAGAACGTAAGGTGATGATGTCATCGACAAGAGGATCTTTTTCAGTTAATGAG CTGCAGCAGTGTGTAGCACTCAGCCAGAGGGCATCGGAGGAGATCTTTCAGTTTTACAGAGACTCTGTCCGAAGACGGTATTCCAAGACACTCTGA
- the bckdha gene encoding 2-oxoisovalerate dehydrogenase subunit alpha, mitochondrial, which translates to MQPNITRRCEQRCAAKMAALMHFGKLCRIKIRAIGQSSSFKGSPTCLLRRTFSIYGCLSQQTFDSPSDKPQFPGASAEFVDQLEFIQPNVISGIPVYRVMDRKGQIINPSEDPKLSKETVLKFYQKMTLLNTMDRILYESQRQGRISFYMTNYGEEGTHVGSAAALDPSDLVFGQYREAGVLMYRGFPLDLFMAQCYANADDLGKGRQMPVHYGSKDLNFVTISSPLATQIPQAAGAAYAMKALNSNRAVICYFGEGAASEGDAHAGFNFSATLECPIIFFCRNNGYAISTPTNEQYRGDGIAARGPGYGMMSIRVDGNDVFAVYNATREARRRAVAENQPFLIEAMTYRIGHHSTSDDSSAYRSVDEVNYWDKQDHPISRLRHYMTARGWWAEDEERSWRKQSRRLVMEAFERAERRLKPRPDWLFTDVYDEKPAGLQKQQEALQSHLEQYKEHYPVDLYDK; encoded by the exons ATGCAGCCGAACATTACGCGTCGTTGCGAGCAGCGGTGTGCGGCGAAGATGGCGGCCCTCATGCACTTTGGAAAGTTATGCAGAATTAAGATTCGTGCGATCGGTCAAAGTTCCAGCTTCAAAGGTTCCCCTACGTGTTTACTGCGCCGGACGTTCAGCATTTAT GGGTGCCTGTCACAGCAGACTTTTGACTCCCCGAGTGATAAGCCACAGTTCCCTGGGGCTTCTGCTGAGTTTGTGGATCAGCTGGAGTTCATCCAACCCAACGTGATCTCTGGCATCCCAGTGTACAGGGTGATGGATCGGAAGGGTCAGATCATAAACCCTTCTGAGGACCCGAAG CTATCCAAAGAGACAGTGTTGAAGTTCTATCAAAAGATGACTTTGCTGAACACCATGGACCGCATTCTCTACGAGTCTCAGAGGCAG GGTCGAATCTCATTCTACATGACCAACTATGGGGAAGAGGGGACTCACGTCGGCAGTGCGGCTGCTCTCGACCCCAGCGACCTGGTTTTTGGCCAATACAGAGAAGCAG GTGTGCTGATGTACCGCGGCTTCCCCCTGGACCTGTTCATGGCTCAGTGCTATGCCAACGCCGATGACCTGGGCAAAGGCCGACAGATGCCTGTCCACTATGGGAGCAAGGACCTTAACTTCGTTACCATCTCCTCCCCACTGGCCACACAGATCCCTCAAG cGGCCGGGGCAGCATACGCGATGAAGGCCCTTAACTCGAACCGCGCTGTGATCTGCTACTTCGGCGAGGGGGCGGCCAGTGAAGGTGATGCCCACGCTGGATTCAACTTCTCCGCCACCCTGGAGTGCCCCATCATCTTCTTCTGCCGCAACAACGGCTACGCCATCTCCACACCTACCAACGAACAGTACCGAGGCGACGGCATTG CCGCGAGGGGCCCAGGCTATGGCATGATGTCCATTCGGGTGGACGGCAACGACGTGTTCGCCGTGTACAACGCCACCCGGGAGGCCCGTCGCAGAGCCGTAGCCGAGAACCAGCCTTTTCTCATTGAGGCCATGACATACAG gattGGACACCACAGCACCAGTGATGACAGTTCAGCCTACCGCTCCGTGGATGAGGTGAACTATTGGGATAAACAGGACCACCCCATCTCCCGGCTGCGACACTACATGACAGCTCGTGGCTGGTGGGCCGAGGATGAGGAGCGATCCTGGAGGAAGCAGTCGCGTCGGCTGGTCATGGAGGCCTTCGAGAGGGCCGAGAGGCGGCTGAAGCCGCGGCCCGATTGGCTCTTCACGGACGTGTATGACGAGAAGCCGGCTGGCCTGCAGAAGCAGCAGGAGGCTCTACAGAGCCACCTGGAGCAGTACAAAGAGCACTACCCTGTGGACCTGTACGACAAGTAA
- the b3gnt2l gene encoding N-acetyllactosaminide beta-1,3-N-acetylglucosaminyltransferase 2 — protein sequence MKMRHAKVFVAIALSSSAFLVVLYSSLRSDVNLSRKLFMQEVNPAPALQEVIVSMTTPPVLQNTDLLPPLISGPPVEISDNYRKAIHQSTAFWNRKQHSLFRKLDSKDNVTEADTGDWSKCSAISLESLSTNIQDFKSYPQDYQDFLSGMECRDPPILIDQPHKCQSEEDDGEVYLLFAIKSVPGSFERRQAVRQTWGQEKVYEGGLRVRTVFLLGMWSVDDPNLRQLLSFEARHFGDLLQWDFKDTFYNLTLKENAFFRWSLTRCPRVTFVFKGDDDVFVNTQTMLDYLRTLDANKASTLYLGHIITNTDPVRDHYSKYYVPNTFYEGGYSPYAGGGGFLFSGNLLTALYRVSKYIPFFSIDDVYTGLCFQALGIKPEAHEGFKTFDIRQEDRENACVHKNLILVHRRSPQQTLRLWRYVHSPLLTC from the coding sequence ATGAAGATGAGGCACGCCAAGGTCTTTGTCGCTATTGCCCTGAGCAGCAGCGCTTTCCTTGTGGTGCTCTATTCTTCTCTGAGGTCGGACGTGAACCTCTCCCGAAAGCTCTTCATGCAGGAAGTCAATCCCGCTCCGGCTCTTCAGGAAGTCATCGTCAGCATGACCACGCCCCCCGTCCTGCAAAATACCGATCTCTTGCCGCCTCTGATCTCAGGCCCTCCGGTCGAAATTTCTGACAACTACCGGAAGGCCATTCACCAGAGCACTGCGTTCTGGAACAGGAAGCAGCATTCTCTCTTCCGGAAGCTGGACTCAAAGGACAACGTCACCGAGGCCGACACTGGGGACTGGTCCAAATGCTCGGCCATTAGTCTGGAGTCACTGAGTACCAACATCCAGGATTTCAAGTCCTACCCACAAGACTACCAAGACTTCTTGAGTGGTATGGAGTGCCGTGATCCTCCGATTCTAATCGACCAGCCCCACAAGTGCCAGTCAGAGGAGGACGACGGGGAGGTCTATCTCCTCTTCGCCATCAAATCAGTCCCCGGTAGCTTTGAGCGACGGCAGGCCGTGCGTCAGACGTGGgggcaggagaaggtgtacgAGGGAGGGCTCCGAGTGCGCACAGTCTTCCTCCTGGGCATGTGGTCTGTGGACGACCCCAACCTGCGGCAGCTGTTGTCATTTGAGGCGCGGCATTTTGGAGATTTGCTGCAATGGGACTTTAAGGATACCTTCTACAACCTGACTCTGAAGGAGAACGCTTTCTTCCGGTGGTCCCTGACACGCTGCCCGCGTGTCACTTTCGTTTTCAAAGGGGATGACGACGTTTTCGTCAACACCCAAACCATGCTTGACTACCTCCGTACCCTGGATGCAAACAAAGCCTCGACGCTTTACCTGGGTCACATAATCACTAACACTGACCCCGTACGTGATCATTACAGCAAATACTATGTCCCCAACACCTTCTATGAAGGTGGCTACTCCCCGTATGCTGGTGGGGGTGGCTTTTTGTTTTCTGGGAACCTGTTGACAGCGCTCTACAGGGTGTCCAAGTACATCCCCTTTTTCTCCATTGATGATGTGTACACTGGGCTGTGCTTCCAGGCACTGGGGATCAAGCCTGAAGCCCACGAAGGCTTCAAAACATTTGATATACGCCAGGAAGACAGAGAGAATGCCTGCGTGCACAAGAATCTGATCCTGGTGCACCGACGCAGCCCGCAGCAGACCCTGCGGCTATGGAGATACGTGCACAGCCCCCTGCTCACCTGCTGA